CTGGAACGGATCGGCCAGGGGAAGGAACTTGCCGAGGCTGCGCTCGATCATCGCACGTCTCAGGAGATTCGCGCCATGACGTTGCTGACCTGGATCCTGCCGGGGATCGGCATTGCGCTCCCGCTGATTGCCGGATTTTTTGCGTGGTGCCGCCTCGGGCTGCTCTTTCGGTCCGACGCGCTCGTGACCGGCGCCCGGGATCTCACGCTCGCGGAGGGAAATTTTACTCTGGTGGTGGCGGTGGCTTTAGGAACGGCGATCACGGCCGTCATTTTCTGGTTATCCTTTCGGGGACGGGCGAGTCGCACGATTCTCCAAGCCAACGAGGAGGGTCGCGCTCTTCTCCAGGACCTCGCCTACGAGGACCTCGAAGGGCTGCGCGTCGGTCGCGCGTTCGATGCCGGCACGTTGCTCGGCGAGGACGCCGAGTTCCGCACCAGCGGACTTCTCCGCGTCTCGCGAGCGCTCACCACTTCCTGCCCGCAATGCAATGCGCCGATCAATTTCAGTCACAAACGTTGCCCGCACTGCAACACGGCGCTGGAGTGGTCCTGAGCGCTACCAGAAGCCCCACTGCCGCGTCAGCATGATGTAGACGCCGAGGACGAGATTCGTCATCGCGTGCGCGACCACGCAGGCGAGCAGGCTCTTTGTCTTCACCGCGATCCAGCCGTAGATGGCGCCGGTCAGCAGCGCGGCGGGCCAGTCGGGTGTGTTGTGAACGAGCATGAAGGCCACGGCGACGCCCCAGAAACTCAGGGGGGAATACGTGCCGAAACGAACCGTGGTGAAGCGTTCGTCGATCAGGTAGCGCTGCAGAAACCCGCGCCAGAAGATTTCCTCGATCAGCGGAACGATGATGACCAGCCGCAGGAAACGCATTCCGACCGTGCCCCAGTAAAGGGCGGGCTGATCCGCGAAGGTCGCCGGATTGAACCCGTCCGCCCGGGCGGGTTGGCCGAAAAGGAGCTGCGGGCTCACCCAGAGGACGAAGACGCCTAATCCGACCCCCATGGCCAGCGGCAGGGGCTTTCTGGAGCCGAAGTCGTAGCTCTTCCAGAAAAAAAGGAGCGCGGCGGCGCACAGGACGGTCTGGAGAGGGTAAATCCAGAATTCCGGATGGGAGAGAAGGAACGGACCGCTCTTTCCGGCGAGCTTCTGCGCGACGGGCACCAGCGCGAAACTCAGCGTGAAGATCAGGAACGGCGTGACGTGCGCGGCGAAGGCATTGCGCGAGGGATTCATCGCGGGTGTGATGCCGGCTCCGCGTCCGTTTGGCCAGCCTGCAATCGCCGGGCTTGCACGCCGGCCTGGGCATTGCTAATGCCCGGGCGTCTTATGGCGCGGGTGCATTATCAGGATTTTGGGGCGCGCTCGGTGGAGGTCACCGCGGAAGG
Above is a genomic segment from Chthoniobacterales bacterium containing:
- a CDS encoding CAAX prenyl protease-related protein, which encodes MNPSRNAFAAHVTPFLIFTLSFALVPVAQKLAGKSGPFLLSHPEFWIYPLQTVLCAAALLFFWKSYDFGSRKPLPLAMGVGLGVFVLWVSPQLLFGQPARADGFNPATFADQPALYWGTVGMRFLRLVIIVPLIEEIFWRGFLQRYLIDERFTTVRFGTYSPLSFWGVAVAFMLVHNTPDWPAALLTGAIYGWIAVKTKSLLACVVAHAMTNLVLGVYIMLTRQWGFW